One Paenarthrobacter aurescens TC1 DNA window includes the following coding sequences:
- a CDS encoding putative phosphonoacetaldehyde hydrolase (identified by match to protein family HMM PF00702; match to protein family HMM TIGR01549), translated as MIKLVACDMAGTTIDEHGDVYVALARCVEETGVTTTPEAVQEWMGADKVEAITALIQAGGGTADPATISAAFVRFKELLVELYDANPPVALEGVEEAFRDLRSKGVKVALTTGFSRDVAEPLLERLGWSVHDDNLLDAVVCSDEVAAGRPAPHMIHRAMELTGVQDVRAVIAAGDTVNDLAAANNAGVTAVGVLTGKLDREALAAHPHHHILDGVKDIPALLS; from the coding sequence ATGATCAAGCTTGTTGCCTGCGATATGGCCGGAACCACCATCGACGAACACGGCGACGTCTACGTCGCCTTGGCCCGCTGTGTGGAGGAAACCGGTGTGACCACCACGCCCGAGGCCGTGCAGGAGTGGATGGGCGCCGACAAGGTTGAGGCCATCACGGCCCTGATCCAGGCTGGTGGCGGGACTGCGGACCCGGCCACCATCAGCGCTGCGTTTGTCCGGTTCAAGGAACTGCTTGTGGAGCTCTATGACGCCAACCCGCCAGTGGCTTTGGAGGGTGTGGAAGAAGCCTTCCGCGATCTTCGGAGCAAGGGAGTCAAGGTGGCCCTGACTACCGGTTTCTCACGCGATGTGGCCGAGCCCCTCCTTGAGCGGCTGGGCTGGAGCGTCCACGACGATAACCTGCTGGACGCCGTCGTGTGTTCTGATGAAGTAGCCGCTGGCCGTCCGGCACCCCACATGATCCACCGGGCCATGGAGCTGACCGGCGTGCAGGACGTCCGCGCCGTGATCGCAGCCGGCGATACTGTGAACGACCTCGCCGCCGCCAACAACGCGGGCGTCACGGCCGTGGGTGTCCTGACCGGCAAGCTGGACCGCGAGGCCTTGGCTGCACACCCGCACCACCACATCCTTGACGGCGTGAAGGACATCCCGGCGCTGCTCTCGTAG
- a CDS encoding putative membarne protein, DoxX family (identified by match to protein family HMM PF07681) yields the protein MEPVKFLHPSPKSSARGVTILRVVFGALLMVHGFQKFMAGHAAFAASVAAMGVQKPEVVAWLVIAGELGLGLLLVLGALTRVAGFLAAIMFAGIWFVTEAGKPLLTDKSGVTAELLIVYVAISVAFVFLGPGALSLDRKLARQPARTGR from the coding sequence TTGGAACCCGTGAAATTCCTTCACCCGTCCCCCAAGTCCTCTGCCCGCGGAGTCACCATCCTGCGCGTGGTGTTCGGCGCGCTCCTCATGGTGCACGGCTTCCAGAAGTTCATGGCCGGGCATGCCGCCTTCGCCGCGTCCGTTGCCGCAATGGGCGTGCAGAAGCCCGAGGTTGTGGCGTGGCTGGTGATCGCCGGCGAACTGGGCCTCGGCCTGCTCTTGGTGCTTGGTGCCCTGACCCGGGTGGCCGGTTTCCTGGCGGCGATCATGTTCGCCGGGATCTGGTTCGTGACGGAAGCGGGCAAACCCCTGCTCACGGACAAGTCCGGTGTCACGGCCGAGCTCCTGATCGTTTACGTCGCCATCTCCGTAGCGTTCGTGTTCCTGGGGCCGGGTGCGTTGTCGCTAGACCGCAAGCTGGCAAGGCAACCGGCCCGCACAGGGCGTTAA
- the phnD gene encoding phosphate-binding protein of phosphonate ABC transporter (identified by match to protein family HMM TIGR01098): MKTTLFTGSALALATVLALTACGGAAQSSPEATSATCPNGEIKFGIEPYEDPAKLKPAYDVLAAALSKKLECPVSVQVVEDYAAEVLAMRNGKLDLGQFGPLGYVFADAKAGAEPLVSFGTAEKELSSYTAGIWVPKDSPIQAIGDLKGKSLALGSVGSTSGDVLPRFGLREAGIADADIKMDYTGGHPEALLALTNGKVDAAQINSQTLATAIAAGTFKPDDFRQVWTSNPIPNDPITVRGDADPAFKAAVKDAFLSLDPAAVAKVAEFLDVTPPGPLLEVTKDNYTPLFELAETMGLTEKDL, encoded by the coding sequence ATGAAAACCACGCTCTTCACCGGTTCCGCGCTTGCCCTCGCCACCGTTCTGGCGCTGACGGCATGCGGCGGCGCCGCCCAGTCCTCTCCCGAGGCGACGTCGGCCACCTGCCCCAACGGTGAGATCAAGTTCGGCATCGAGCCCTACGAGGACCCTGCCAAACTCAAGCCCGCCTACGATGTCCTGGCCGCGGCCCTGTCCAAGAAGCTCGAATGCCCGGTGAGTGTCCAGGTGGTTGAGGACTACGCCGCCGAGGTCCTGGCCATGCGCAACGGCAAGCTGGACCTCGGTCAGTTCGGCCCGCTGGGATACGTGTTCGCCGACGCTAAGGCCGGTGCTGAGCCGCTGGTTTCCTTCGGCACGGCAGAGAAGGAACTCAGCAGCTACACCGCGGGGATCTGGGTGCCGAAGGACAGCCCCATCCAGGCCATCGGCGACCTCAAGGGCAAGTCGCTGGCTTTGGGTAGCGTTGGTTCGACGTCCGGTGACGTCCTGCCGCGCTTCGGCCTCCGTGAAGCCGGAATTGCCGATGCCGACATCAAGATGGACTACACCGGCGGCCATCCCGAGGCCCTGCTGGCCCTGACCAACGGCAAGGTGGACGCGGCCCAGATCAACTCGCAGACGCTCGCCACGGCCATTGCCGCCGGAACGTTCAAGCCGGACGACTTCCGTCAGGTCTGGACGTCCAACCCGATCCCCAACGACCCCATCACCGTTCGCGGAGACGCCGATCCCGCGTTCAAAGCCGCCGTGAAGGACGCATTCCTGAGCCTGGATCCCGCCGCCGTAGCCAAGGTGGCCGAGTTCCTGGACGTCACCCCTCCGGGTCCCTTGCTCGAGGTCACCAAGGACAACTACACGCCGTTGTTCGAGCTCGCCGAGACCATGGGCCTCACCGAGAAGGACCTGTAA
- a CDS encoding transcriptional regulator, GntR-family (identified by match to protein family HMM PF00392; match to protein family HMM PF07702), whose product MSTQQNAPLHVRLSEEFMRRITDGDWPPGFQLPSEAELCREFGTSRGPIRQALAFLRSEGAVTGGRGRPPMVRRSVPSQSFSTFNSFTEWAIGIGKTPGQRTLEVARREASPEAAEALGLVPGTTVVEVLRVRYLDEAPAMIERTTFILDVGRKLFDFDTDSGSIFAFLKEQGVDLHSARHTIDAVAASDEDAELLEQPEGTPLLRERRITRSGDGQPLEYSEDRYLPALTNFTIDNTVERRAALVRIHTEGATP is encoded by the coding sequence GTGAGCACACAGCAGAACGCACCCCTCCACGTCCGTCTCAGTGAGGAATTCATGCGCCGGATCACCGATGGTGACTGGCCGCCGGGTTTCCAGCTGCCCAGTGAGGCGGAGCTGTGCCGCGAGTTCGGGACCTCGCGCGGACCGATTCGCCAGGCGCTCGCCTTCCTGCGTTCCGAGGGCGCGGTAACGGGTGGGCGGGGGCGTCCCCCCATGGTTCGGAGGTCCGTGCCGTCGCAGTCGTTCTCCACCTTCAACTCATTCACGGAATGGGCCATCGGGATCGGCAAGACGCCCGGTCAGCGCACGCTGGAGGTCGCACGCCGCGAAGCCAGCCCGGAAGCCGCCGAGGCACTCGGGCTGGTGCCGGGAACCACTGTGGTGGAGGTCCTTCGCGTCCGCTACCTGGACGAGGCTCCGGCCATGATCGAACGGACCACGTTCATCCTGGATGTGGGGCGAAAACTCTTCGACTTCGACACCGACTCCGGGTCCATCTTCGCGTTCCTCAAGGAGCAAGGCGTGGACCTGCACAGTGCGCGGCACACCATCGACGCCGTCGCAGCCAGTGACGAGGACGCCGAACTGTTGGAGCAGCCCGAAGGCACTCCGCTCCTGCGCGAACGCCGTATCACCCGTTCCGGCGACGGGCAGCCCCTCGAATACTCCGAGGACCGCTACCTGCCGGCACTGACAAACTTCACCATCGACAACACCGTGGAACGCCGGGCCGCACTGGTCCGCATCCACACTGAAGGAGCCACCCCATGA
- a CDS encoding putative FAD dependent oxidoreductase domain protein (identified by match to protein family HMM PF01266): MIPFDPPTSLNGVNNPSTSPTPINNSPGQPTDVVIVGAGIVGLAHAAHAVANGLTVTIIERDHHAAGASVRNFGHCCITAQSGELYELAQTSRKYWLEFAERAGFWASEAGAVVLARTEAEMNVLRELSAVREPGQVELLSPAATRARLGSSASVTEEAHDGAGTSGAAWPGLVGGAFLRDDLRADPRTTVATLAEWLSQQPGVELHWNTAALGFSQSPAGVTVRTSRGELSAKQVFVCVGHDVDYLFPDLAEEHRIQRCALQMSLAAKPAGVEFAPAVLTATSMLRYPAFTDMPAAAALHSEVLENQPELLEIGANVMFTQRPDGTVILGDSHHYHRTADPFLDEAVTTTLNAEITDRIGEPLEIIQRWQGVYASSDVAPILVRAIQPGVTVVSVTSGVGMTLSFGLAHRNLSRLN, translated from the coding sequence TTGATTCCTTTCGATCCGCCCACCAGTCTCAATGGTGTGAACAACCCAAGCACCTCCCCCACACCCATCAACAACAGCCCGGGCCAACCCACCGACGTCGTAATTGTCGGCGCTGGAATTGTTGGCCTGGCGCATGCCGCGCACGCTGTTGCCAATGGCCTGACCGTCACCATCATTGAGCGCGACCACCACGCCGCAGGCGCCTCGGTTCGTAACTTCGGCCACTGCTGCATCACAGCCCAGTCCGGTGAACTGTACGAGCTCGCCCAGACCTCCCGGAAGTACTGGCTCGAGTTCGCCGAACGTGCCGGGTTCTGGGCCTCCGAAGCCGGCGCCGTGGTCCTCGCCCGCACCGAGGCCGAAATGAACGTCTTGCGTGAGCTCTCCGCGGTGCGCGAACCGGGGCAGGTTGAGCTGCTCTCCCCCGCCGCGACGCGGGCCCGTCTGGGCTCGTCGGCTTCTGTGACTGAAGAAGCGCACGACGGCGCTGGTACTTCAGGCGCAGCATGGCCCGGTCTGGTAGGTGGCGCCTTCCTACGGGATGACCTCCGCGCCGACCCCCGCACCACCGTCGCAACGCTGGCCGAATGGCTCAGCCAGCAACCCGGCGTCGAACTTCACTGGAACACAGCGGCGCTGGGCTTCAGCCAGAGTCCTGCAGGCGTGACCGTCCGGACGTCGCGCGGCGAGCTCAGTGCCAAACAAGTTTTCGTGTGCGTCGGCCACGACGTCGATTACCTGTTTCCGGACCTTGCCGAGGAACACCGGATCCAGCGGTGCGCGCTGCAGATGTCACTCGCGGCCAAGCCTGCCGGCGTCGAATTCGCACCTGCTGTCCTCACGGCCACGTCCATGCTCCGGTACCCGGCGTTCACGGATATGCCCGCAGCTGCCGCGCTCCACTCCGAGGTGTTGGAGAACCAGCCCGAACTGCTGGAGATCGGCGCCAACGTCATGTTCACCCAGCGGCCGGACGGCACCGTCATTCTGGGCGACTCGCACCACTACCACCGCACCGCCGATCCGTTCCTGGACGAAGCGGTGACCACCACCCTCAACGCCGAAATCACGGACAGGATCGGCGAGCCGCTGGAGATCATCCAGCGCTGGCAGGGCGTCTACGCGTCGTCTGACGTGGCTCCCATCCTGGTCCGTGCCATCCAGCCAGGCGTCACCGTGGTCTCGGTGACCTCCGGCGTCGGCATGACCCTTTCATTCGGCCTGGCACACCGCAACCTTTCGCGCTTGAACTGA